TCATATCCTTCCTTTTGGTACAAAATGAACGGCGATCACCCGATTTCCTGGACGCATCGGGTTGGAAAAGGAAGGATGTTTTATACGGCAATGGGCCATCACGCAGACACATTCTCGGACCCAACGGCTATGCGTCACATGATCGGGGGCATTGCCTGGGCGGGAAAACTCGCGCAGCCGGTGAACAGGTGAGCTTTTGGGCAAAAAAATCAGCCGACGGTATCGCCGGCTGATTTGACTATTGGCACATATTGACTTAATTCCAGTCATTGCTGATATCTTTGGCAACGAGTGGGTTCGTGTTTTTCTCGGTCAGGGGTATAGGAAACAGTACGTGTTTATCCTGAAAAAAGGACTGGCTTGAAGTCGGATATTTCTCTTTTTTTTCCGCATTGAGGGTTTGTTTTGCAATACCCCAGCGGATCAGGTCGAACCAGCGCACTTGTTCACCGGAAAGTTCAAGCTGACGTTCCAGCATGATCTTCTTCATGGCTTCATCCTTGGTGCCGAGCGTTGTATAGGCGAATGCACCTGAGCGCGCACGTACTTTATTGATCAACGGAAGCGCCTCGGCTATCTTACCTACATTGATCTGCGCCTCGGCAAGCATCAGCAGCACATCGGCGTAGCGGATCACTTGCGAATTAATGTCGGACTGGGGCAGCTCTCCTTTTTCCTTGTACTCGTAAGGTTCATATTTTCTCCAGCGGAACCCATTGCCATTTTCTGCAAAAGGATATGGCTTCGCGCCGCCGGTACAGTTATCGCAGAATGTCACATCGCCACCACTCGCTTTGTCTCCGTAAAAAGTGTTCCTGGCCCGCGGATCGACGTAGGTTTTACCGGTTTCATCCTTGTAGGTAAAGGCTTTTACCGCCGCATCGGAGATAAATACATTGCGCCAGTCGTTCCAGCCATATTCCATCGCGCGACCGGTCAGCGTGTTTTTACCACTACCCGATCCTTCCTGTGAGCCGAACATATAGTAAGGACTTCCTTCGGCCCAGCCTCCCCATGCTTTATGCGGTATGTCAAAGACCGTTTCAGCATTTTTTACCGGTGATTTGGTAAAAAGCTCGTCCAGGTTTTGCACCAGGTCGTAGGTATAAGGCGCTTTGGTCAGCAAATCGAACTGTGTAGCGGCTTCGGCATATTTTTTCTGGTACAGATAAGACTTGCCCAGCAATGCAATGGCCGCTCCTTTGGTAACCCTGCCGAGATCGTTTGCGCTTGCATAATTCGCTGGCAATCCTGCGATCGCATTGACCAGGTCAGACTCTATTTGCTTCCAATTTTCTTCGGTACTGGCCCTTGGTAAATAGAATTCATCGTTTTCACTGTAATCCTTGCGGATGGGCACCCGGCCCCAAAGGGTTACCAGCAAAAACTCCGCATAAGCTTTCAGAAAATAGGCCTCGGAAACATACTGGGTCAGTTTGGCTTTCTCAGCATCCGAGGCGGGAGTAACTTTGGCGGCTTTATCGATCACCAGATTGGCCCTGAATGTCACTTTGTAGGCAGTAGACCAGAGGTCATTGATTTGCGCATGGTTGGCAGCGTAACTGTAATCGTGCAGCTGCAAAACATCTCCCAAAAGCGGCGCGTCTGCCTCTGCTTCATTGCCCGTGAGATCCATTAAATAATAGAAATCCCTTGAATATAGCCCTTTGTAGAGCATCAGGCCATATGTAGCAGTTACCGCTTCTGAAATCGTGGCCGGTGTCGTAAAATAGGTATCGTCGTTATAGCTCGACTGGTTTTTGACATTGTCCAGCGAGTTGTCGCAGCCAGCGATGGTCAGGCAGGCCAGTGTTCCCAGCGAAAGTATTTGCTTTTTCATTATCACGAAAATGAGTTGAATGGAAAGAATTAAAACCCGACCTGCAATCCGAGAAGGAATGTCCTTGGCTGTGGATATTGACCTGTATCGACGCCTTTTGTAAAAATAAAGGACTTGGCATCATTCACACTGGCACTTACTTCGGGGTCATAACCCTTGTATTTGGTCAATGTCAGCAGGTTCATCGCCGTCGCGTAAATGCGGAAGCTTGAAAATACTTTCCCGGTCGCTGAATTCAGTACCGATTTGGGAATTGAGAATCCTAATGTCAGGTTGCGCAGCCGCATGAAGGAACCATTTTCAAGAAAACGATCGGAAGCGCGCAGATTCGATGGTGTATTTTGTCCTGATCTTGGCATGTCGGTAATGTCCCCCTCCTTTTTCCACGCGTTCAAAACAGCCGTGGATGAATTAAACGGCCGGGTTGTACCTTCTGTCCAGTAGCGCAGCGCATTGTACACTTTCACGTCTCCGATCCCGGCCAGCCCCATGGAAAGGTCCCATGCTTTGTAAGACAAATTCACAGAGCCTCCATAAGTCCATACTGGTATTGCCGAGCCCAAAAACGCCTGATCTGCGTCTGTGATGTGCCCGTCACCATTCAAATCCTTATAAACAATGTCACCTGCTTTCAATCCGTCCTGATAGGTCTTGAAACCTTTACCAATCGCCTGCTCATTGTATTTGTTCACATCAGCATTACTCGACACCACATGGTCCACCTGAAAGCCGTAGAATGAACCGATCGCTGCGCCGACGTCCGTTTTGGTAATGTTGATCCCGCCATTGGTGGTACCACTCACGATAGGGCCACCGTTACCGAGAGATGCCACATTGTTCTCGTTATAACCTGTATTGGCAGATATGCTGTAACTGAAATCGCCAACTTGTCCGGCATATGAAAGAGATGCTTCAAAGCCCTTATTAACTGCATTGGCCGCATTCTGCACCATACTAGCATCATTGTAGACGTCTCCCAGACCTGTTGATACGGGCAGTTTCACATCGAGGAGCAGATCTTTGCTGTTGCGCCTGTAATAGTCAAGGCTAACCTGTAACCGGTTTTGCAAGAGGCCAAAATCCAGTCCGAAATCTGTCTGCGTCGTTTCCTCCCATTTCAGGAAGGGATTCGGTACGCGGGTAACGGTAGCACCTTGCTGAAATGCTTTATTTTCACCAAAAGAATACACAATGTTGTTGTTTCCATAGCCCCGGTAAACCGTCGGATCTGTGAGGAATAAGCCAATATTCGCGTTTCCGGTAATACCCCAGCTGCCCCTGATTTTCAGATCGGAAACGAAAGAGATATTTTTCATAAACTCCTCATTGGCAACCTTCCAGGCTACACCGACCGAAGGAAAATTGCCTTTCCGGTAAGCCTTGCCAAATGCGGGGTTAATGTCCTGGCGGATAGACGCATTCACCAGATACCTGTCATGAAAAGCGTAGGTAAGACGGCCAAAATAGGAGCGCGACGCATAAATACTCGAACCGGTGCCTGTGATACTGTTGGATTTGGAAACGCCGATCTGTTTGATAAGGTCATTGGTAAAACCAGAACCTGTCAAATTCACGCTCCTGCTCCTGCTGCCTTCGTTGAAGGTATTACCGACCGTGAGAGAGAAATCGTGGCGGCCCAATGTCCTGGTGTAGCTCAGGATATTTTCGATAATGGGAGAAACACTGAATGAATAACTTTCATCGATTTTACGATCGGTTTTGGTATTACCATTCAAATATTCGCCTGTGTAATTGTAACTGTTGCCATTCGAGAGACCAATGTTTGCCTGGGTCCTGAATTTGAGACCGTTGATAATATCCATTTCACCCCACAATTGAAACAGGTTGGAAACGCCTCTTCCCAGTTTTTCAGTAAGATAAATACCTGGCAGGGGATTAAGTGCATCGTTCTGGTCAATGATGGTCGTGACCTTGCTGTATCCCCCAAGGTTCGTAGGGTCCATTGTGGGTGCATAGGGCGGCATCCGGAGGGCTTCCACAAAACTGGCGGCATTGCCGGTCGTCCTGGTGTATTTAAAATTAATAGTCTGTCCCAGTCGTATTCTTTTGCCGATCTGCTCTTCAAGCTGTGTCCGTAAATTGATTCGTTGGTAGCCGTAATCCTTCATAATACCTTCCTGATTGGTATAACCGGCCGAAAAATTATAGGTCGCTTTATCACTTCCGCCGGTCACATTCACATGATGCTCGGTCACTTTTGCATTCCTGAAAATCTCCTTTTGCCAGTCGGTCCTCGTCACCAGCACATCGGGTGTATTCAGCTTGTCGGGCACCTTATTTCCTTGTACCTCGTCAATGTCTTTCACCAGCTGAACGTATTGGGTTGCATTGAGCATATCCAGTTTTCTCCAAGCCTGCGCCACGCCCACGTAGCCATTGTAAGTCACTTTTGGCGTTCCGGCTTTTCCCTTTTTGGTAGTAATGAGCACTACACCATTCGCAGCCGATGCGCCGTAAATTGCCACGGACGCTGCGTCTTTTAAAACCGTAATGTCCTGAATATCATAAGTACTCACTGAGTTAATATCGCCACCCTGAATCCCGTCGATCACATACAATGGATCCGAATTGGTCAGCGAACCGACGCCACGAATGATGATTTTGGCATTGGAACCTGGCAATCCACCAGTATTGACGATTTGCACACCCGCTATTTTTCCCTGCAAAAGCTGCTGGGCGGACGTGGCGGATACATCGCCAAATTCTTTACGACCTACCACTGCAACTGCCCCGGTAAGGTCTTTCTTTTTGGCAGTACCATAGCCGATCACGACCACTTCCTCCAAAGCTTTGGTATCAACCAAGAGCGAAACATCCACCACGGTACGATTGCCGATAATCTCTTCCTTTGGCAGATAACCCACGAATGAGAAGATCAGCGTAGCGTCCGAACCAGCGCCGGTAATTTCATATTTACCCGATATATCCGTAGTAACGCCGCGCTGAGAGCCTTTGAGCACCACGCTAACACCGGGCAACCCTTCACCTCGTTCATCACTAACTTTACCTTTCACAGTTACCTCTTTCGGACCGGCCTTTGTTATTTTGGAAATGGAAACATCAGGCCTGTTCATCGATTCAGAGGGAGAAACGGGGGCAATGGTCGCACTTTCAATGGTGGCGACCCCGGCCTCGGGAGTCCTCTTTTCATACCGCGACACGATTACATACGCCTCCTTACCGGCTTTTCTGAAACGAAGGTTGAACGGTTTGAGCAGGTCGGTCAGTTGTTTTTCGAGCTTGCTCCCTTCCTGGCGGTAGTCCGCGCCGGTAATGGTGATATTTCTGACCGTTTCTTCTTCAAACAATATGCTTACCTGGTGCTGCTTGCCCAGATCTATTAGTAAGTCTTTCAGGTTCTTAGCTTTGTTACGGCTTTCTTCAAGTTGAGGGGCATTCCGCTGGGCTGACTGGCTTGCAAATGAAATTCCCTGCGCCGTGCAAAGCTGCTGAACAGATAACATGGTCAGCACGATACGGGTCTTTTGTAGAAATCTGCTACTCATGGTTAGGATTGGTTACTGATGTTCTCAATTCAATAAATTCATTGTGTTTGACCACTTCCAGATGAAGCAATTCGGATAATATGGCCAGCAGGTCGTCGGCTTGCTTAGCTTTATAGACTCCGCCGATGCGACGCTTGCCGAGAACGGGATCTAGTATACGCACATCCACCTTGAAGCGGTCGTTCATTTGTTCCACCGCTTCTGACAAAAGTGTATTGTCGAAATAAAACATATCCTGTTTCCACGCCACGAACCGGGCCGGCGTAGCCGAAGAAGTGAGGGTAAACTGCCCGTTTTTCTCTGTCGAGAAGAGGTTTCCAGGTTTCATATAAAGCTGTTTTCCTTTCGGAAGGCTCAATTTCACTTTTCCTTTGGTCAGAAAAACCTTGGTACCGCGCTCCCGGGAGAAAGCCACAAATTCGGTCCCCAGTACCTCAATGAGATAATCTTTGTCCATTCTCACAATGAAACGACTGTCTCTTTCCGTATGCACCACCTTGAACTCAGCCTCTCCTTCCAGCATTACCTCGCGGTTACCGGATCCGAAGCCAAGTCTCGGAACTCTGAGTACCGAGTTAGCATTCAGTACCACCGTCGTTCCGTCCGAAAGCTGATACGAAGCGATCCGGCCATTCTCCGACGTTAACGATTTATATATCAACTCTTTCCTGAAAACAAAGCCAGCCACTATCAGCAGGCAAGCCGCCACGGC
The genomic region above belongs to Dyadobacter pollutisoli and contains:
- a CDS encoding RagB/SusD family nutrient uptake outer membrane protein, translating into MKKQILSLGTLACLTIAGCDNSLDNVKNQSSYNDDTYFTTPATISEAVTATYGLMLYKGLYSRDFYYLMDLTGNEAEADAPLLGDVLQLHDYSYAANHAQINDLWSTAYKVTFRANLVIDKAAKVTPASDAEKAKLTQYVSEAYFLKAYAEFLLVTLWGRVPIRKDYSENDEFYLPRASTEENWKQIESDLVNAIAGLPANYASANDLGRVTKGAAIALLGKSYLYQKKYAEAATQFDLLTKAPYTYDLVQNLDELFTKSPVKNAETVFDIPHKAWGGWAEGSPYYMFGSQEGSGSGKNTLTGRAMEYGWNDWRNVFISDAAVKAFTYKDETGKTYVDPRARNTFYGDKASGGDVTFCDNCTGGAKPYPFAENGNGFRWRKYEPYEYKEKGELPQSDINSQVIRYADVLLMLAEAQINVGKIAEALPLINKVRARSGAFAYTTLGTKDEAMKKIMLERQLELSGEQVRWFDLIRWGIAKQTLNAEKKEKYPTSSQSFFQDKHVLFPIPLTEKNTNPLVAKDISNDWN
- a CDS encoding SusC/RagA family TonB-linked outer membrane protein, which gives rise to MSSRFLQKTRIVLTMLSVQQLCTAQGISFASQSAQRNAPQLEESRNKAKNLKDLLIDLGKQHQVSILFEEETVRNITITGADYRQEGSKLEKQLTDLLKPFNLRFRKAGKEAYVIVSRYEKRTPEAGVATIESATIAPVSPSESMNRPDVSISKITKAGPKEVTVKGKVSDERGEGLPGVSVVLKGSQRGVTTDISGKYEITGAGSDATLIFSFVGYLPKEEIIGNRTVVDVSLLVDTKALEEVVVIGYGTAKKKDLTGAVAVVGRKEFGDVSATSAQQLLQGKIAGVQIVNTGGLPGSNAKIIIRGVGSLTNSDPLYVIDGIQGGDINSVSTYDIQDITVLKDAASVAIYGASAANGVVLITTKKGKAGTPKVTYNGYVGVAQAWRKLDMLNATQYVQLVKDIDEVQGNKVPDKLNTPDVLVTRTDWQKEIFRNAKVTEHHVNVTGGSDKATYNFSAGYTNQEGIMKDYGYQRINLRTQLEEQIGKRIRLGQTINFKYTRTTGNAASFVEALRMPPYAPTMDPTNLGGYSKVTTIIDQNDALNPLPGIYLTEKLGRGVSNLFQLWGEMDIINGLKFRTQANIGLSNGNSYNYTGEYLNGNTKTDRKIDESYSFSVSPIIENILSYTRTLGRHDFSLTVGNTFNEGSRSRSVNLTGSGFTNDLIKQIGVSKSNSITGTGSSIYASRSYFGRLTYAFHDRYLVNASIRQDINPAFGKAYRKGNFPSVGVAWKVANEEFMKNISFVSDLKIRGSWGITGNANIGLFLTDPTVYRGYGNNNIVYSFGENKAFQQGATVTRVPNPFLKWEETTQTDFGLDFGLLQNRLQVSLDYYRRNSKDLLLDVKLPVSTGLGDVYNDASMVQNAANAVNKGFEASLSYAGQVGDFSYSISANTGYNENNVASLGNGGPIVSGTTNGGINITKTDVGAAIGSFYGFQVDHVVSSNADVNKYNEQAIGKGFKTYQDGLKAGDIVYKDLNGDGHITDADQAFLGSAIPVWTYGGSVNLSYKAWDLSMGLAGIGDVKVYNALRYWTEGTTRPFNSSTAVLNAWKKEGDITDMPRSGQNTPSNLRASDRFLENGSFMRLRNLTLGFSIPKSVLNSATGKVFSSFRIYATAMNLLTLTKYKGYDPEVSASVNDAKSFIFTKGVDTGQYPQPRTFLLGLQVGF
- a CDS encoding FecR family protein — translated: MKESLSKDVLFDFFDGRTTSIQRKLVEDWLADPQNEELYYRYLDEWESRHPQFSPQVESALSEYIALINNEAVDEEIPFPQAETRQFLILKSAWLYSAVAACLLIVAGFVFRKELIYKSLTSENGRIASYQLSDGTTVVLNANSVLRVPRLGFGSGNREVMLEGEAEFKVVHTERDSRFIVRMDKDYLIEVLGTEFVAFSRERGTKVFLTKGKVKLSLPKGKQLYMKPGNLFSTEKNGQFTLTSSATPARFVAWKQDMFYFDNTLLSEAVEQMNDRFKVDVRILDPVLGKRRIGGVYKAKQADDLLAILSELLHLEVVKHNEFIELRTSVTNPNHE